A window of the Chiloscyllium plagiosum isolate BGI_BamShark_2017 chromosome 13, ASM401019v2, whole genome shotgun sequence genome harbors these coding sequences:
- the mterf4 gene encoding transcription termination factor 4, mitochondrial: MRRRLKEVAQQAVSLHCRLHRIQAPVRYWPLCTTLERHNAQNAGVWIYTSRGFCKAGISRQSEKTSSDSLSAAKISSEILENLGQTAAKHFGKSDIDASGLESVIESILKLGLSQAQVKQLLTLNPKIAVQPPQRSLAALNVLNFLGLNPSNIIKILEKCPDLLGTKAHQLQPLIENLQKYGLGEGSLQRVLVHSPQILNLSAKQVNNTVRFFKDKCIFTAAQITEILRTSPNVLFEKFEELEYKFQYAYFRMGIKQSEIVKSALFRVSLEELKQRHIFLERLGLYQTPDKKGQTQIVNPKLKDVLSTSEDHFLAKVARSTQEEFDIFKKLLSCEEIEKEELESSEWGDEEELEKDYSSEEDDGPLERNR; encoded by the exons ATGAGGCGGAGGCTGAAAGAGGTGGCACAGCag GCTGTAAGCTTGCACTGCCGACTCCACAGGATCCAGGCACCAGTCAGGTATTGGCCGCTCTGCACTACATTAGAGAGACATAATGCTCAAAATGCAGGTGTTTGGATATACACCTCTCGTGGCTTCTGTAAAGCTGGGATTTCCAGGCAGTCTGAGAAAACATCATCAGACTCTCTTTCAGCTGCAAAGATCAGCTCTGAGATTTTGGAGAATCTCGGGCAAACCGCTGCgaagcattttgggaagtcagacATTGATGCCTCAGGGCTGGAGAGTGTGATTGAGTCCATTCTGAAGCTGGGTCTAAGCCAGGCTCAGGTTAAGCAGTTGCTCACTTTGAATCCGAAAATCGCTGTGCAACCTCCACAGAGGAGCCTCGCTGCGCTCAATGTACTCAACTTCCTTGGCTTGAACCCAAGTAACATTATCAAGATCCTGGAAAAATGTCCAGATCTGCTTGGAACAAAGGCACATCAACTTCAGCCACTTATTGAGAATCTACAGAAGTATGGGCTGGGAGAAG GCAGTCTACAACGTGTCTTGGTGCATTCCCCACAGATCCTGAATCTTTCTGCAAAACAGGTGAACAACACAGTACGTTTCTTCAAAGACAAGTGTATTTTCACAGCTGCACAGATCACAGAAATCCTCCGGACTTCACCTAATGTCCTTTTTGAGAAATTTGAAGAATTGGAATATAAATTCCAG TACGCCTACTTCCGAATGGGTATAAAACAATCAGAAATTGTAAAATCCGCATTGTTCCGGGTGTCGCTGGAAGAACTGAAGCAGCGTCACATCTTCTTGGAACGACTAGGACTTTACCAGACTCCAGATAAGAAGGGACAGACTCAGATTGTAAACCCCAAACTGAAGGATGTACTCTCCACCAGCGAGGACCATTTTCTGGCTAAAGTGGCCAGGTCAACCCAGGAAGAGTTTGACATCTTTAAGAAGCTACTGAGCTGTgaagagatagagaaagaagaaCTTGAGTCCTCAGAATGGGGAGACGAAGAAGAACTCGAGAAGGACTACAGCAGTGAGGAAGATGATGGACCACTTGAGAGAAATCGCTAA